Part of the Novosphingobium sp. KA1 genome is shown below.
ATCGGCGCGGACCTGGCGAAACTGGTGTTCGACAAGCCCGGGACCCGGGCTGGCGAACTGCTGGTCCGGCTGGACAAGGCCGATGGCCCGATCGTGGCCCGCGTGCCGCTGGGCGAGGCGGCCGGCAATCCGGGTGTCCGCACGCTCACGGCTGCCCTTCCGGTGCAGGCGGGCCCGCACGATCTCTATTTCAGCTTTGCGCAGCCCGGCCCTGATCCGCTGTGGATGCTGGACCGCCTGACGCTGGACCCCGCACGATGACCTTGACGATTGCCAGCCCGCTGAGCGGCTGGGCCACCCCGCTTTGCGAAGTGCCCGATCCCGTTTTTGCGCAAGGCATGATGGGCCCGGGCATCGCCGTCGATCCTGCCGATGGGCGGCTTGTCTCGCCGGGGGCGGGACGGGTGGTTTCGGTCCATCCCGCGGGGCACGCCGTGACGCTGGAACTTGACGCCGGGCCGGTGCTGCTGATGCACGTCGGGCTCGATACCGTCGGCCTTGGCGGCGCGGGTTTCGCACCGGAAGTCATGGAAGGCGAGCGGGTCGAGGCAGGGCAGGTGCTGATCCTATTCGATCTTGACCGGCTTGCCCGCACCGCACGCAGCCTCTTGACGCCGGTGATCGTCACCAATGGCGAGGCCTTTGCCGTTGTCGGCGGGCAGACGGACCGGGAGATCGCGGCGGGCGCGGCGCTGATGACGCTGGAACCCTGCGGGATGGCCGCGGCGGCAGGCGCGAAGGAGGCGGCGCCGCTGACCAGCCGTTCGCTGCTGCTGCCGCTGGCGCACGGCCTCCATGCCCGGCCGGCCGCGCGGCTGGCCAGCCTGGCGGGCACGTTCCCCGGCATCCTCGAAATCGTCGCCGCCGATGGCCGCGTGGCTTCGGCGCGCAGCGCGGTTGCCATGCTGGCGCTGGGGCTCGGCCACGGCGAGACATTGACCTTGCGGGGAAGCGACATCACGGCCATCGATGCCCTCGCCGAACTGATCGAGAGCGGCATGGGCGAACATCGCCCGGTCGTGGTTGGCGAACCGGCAGTGCGCGGGGGACCGTCCGCGCTGGCCCCGCCGCTCCCGCTGGGCGAAGGCGAGGCGCTGGCGGCGGTCACGGCTGTCCCCGGAGCGGCGATCGGCCCGGCGGTCTGGCTGCTCGATCCGCTTGCATCGCTTCCGGAAACGGCGGGCACGCGCGAGGCGGAAACGGCTGCGCTGGACGGTGCTATCGCCCAAATCCGTGCCAGCCTTGAAAGCGCGGCCGAGGGTGACGGGCAGGCCGCGCAGATTGCCGCTGCGCATCTGGTCCTGCTCGATGATCCCGAACTTCTGGCAGCCGCGCGCGGCGGCATCGCCGCGGGCCAGCCGGCGGGCAGGGCGTGGATCGCCGGGGTAGAGGGTTTCATCGCCCAGTTGCGCCTCTCCCCCGATCCGCGCCTGCGCGAGCGGGTGGACGATCTGGCCGACCTCGCCCGCCGCGTCGCCCTGGCAAGCGGCGGGATCGACGAGACCCCGCCGCCGTTGCCGCCCGGCGCGATCCTGCTGGCGGACGATCTCTATCCCTCGCAGCTGATGGCCTTGGCCGATGGCGGCCTTGGCGGCGTGGTCACCGTCGAGGGCGGCGCCACCTCGCATGTCGCGATCATCGCTGCGGGATTGGGCCTGCCGATGCTGGTGGCGGCGGGCGAGCGGCTGAAGTCGATCCCGCAAGGCGCGGCGCTGCTGCTCGAAAAGGGCGCGCTGACCCATGCGCCCGCAGCGGGTGTCCTGGCCGCGGCACGGGCCCGCATCGAAGGCGCGCAGTCCCGCCGCCGCGCCGCCGCGGCCCATGCGCACGAGCCTGCGATGACCCGCGACGGTGTCCGGATCGAGGTCTTCGCCAATCTCGCTTCCGCCGCCGATGCCGGTGCGGCGGTCGCTGCCGGTGCCGAGGGCTGCGGGCTGCTGCGCAGCGAATTCCTGTTCCTCGATCGCGCCGAGGCCCCTTCGCTTGCCGAGCAGCGTGAGGTCTATTCCGCGATCTCCGCCGCGCTGGAAGGGCGCCCGCTGATCGTGCGCACGCTCGACATCGGCGCCGACAAGCCCGCGCCCTACCTGCCGATGGGCGGCGAGGAAAACCCGGCGCTGGGCCTGCGCGGTATCCGCCTGCAACTGGCAGCGCCCGACCTGCTCGACGTGCAACTGCGCGCGCTTGTCACCATGGAGGCGCAAGGCTCGGTGCAGATCATGCTGCCGATGGTGAGCGAGATCGCCGAATTGCGCGCGGCGCGGGCCGCGCTGGAGCGGATCGCTGCGGAAGAGGAGCGTCCGTGCCCGCCGCTCGGGATCATGGTCGAAACCCCCGCCGCCGCCCTGCACGCCGGGGTGCTGGCGGCGGAGGCCGACTTCTTCTCGGTCGGCAGC
Proteins encoded:
- a CDS encoding glucose PTS transporter subunit IIA, yielding MTLTIASPLSGWATPLCEVPDPVFAQGMMGPGIAVDPADGRLVSPGAGRVVSVHPAGHAVTLELDAGPVLLMHVGLDTVGLGGAGFAPEVMEGERVEAGQVLILFDLDRLARTARSLLTPVIVTNGEAFAVVGGQTDREIAAGAALMTLEPCGMAAAAGAKEAAPLTSRSLLLPLAHGLHARPAARLASLAGTFPGILEIVAADGRVASARSAVAMLALGLGHGETLTLRGSDITAIDALAELIESGMGEHRPVVVGEPAVRGGPSALAPPLPLGEGEALAAVTAVPGAAIGPAVWLLDPLASLPETAGTREAETAALDGAIAQIRASLESAAEGDGQAAQIAAAHLVLLDDPELLAAARGGIAAGQPAGRAWIAGVEGFIAQLRLSPDPRLRERVDDLADLARRVALASGGIDETPPPLPPGAILLADDLYPSQLMALADGGLGGVVTVEGGATSHVAIIAAGLGLPMLVAAGERLKSIPQGAALLLEKGALTHAPAAGVLAAARARIEGAQSRRRAAAAHAHEPAMTRDGVRIEVFANLASAADAGAAVAAGAEGCGLLRSEFLFLDRAEAPSLAEQREVYSAISAALEGRPLIVRTLDIGADKPAPYLPMGGEENPALGLRGIRLQLAAPDLLDVQLRALVTMEAQGSVQIMLPMVSEIAELRAARAALERIAAEEERPCPPLGIMVETPAAALHAGVLAAEADFFSVGSNDLAQYTLARDRTNPHVAAGLDALHPAILQLIEIAQIGASRHGRLVGLCGGLGADPEAIPLLIGLGVRELSVSAGSVAETKACVRSLTLEQCGLMAEAALALPDAAAVRALVRAELGKIVEEVA